From the genome of Haloterrigena sp. KLK7, one region includes:
- the cysS gene encoding cysteine--tRNA ligase: MTLHVTNTLTGEKEPFEPRDPENVLLYYCGLTVSDPPHLGHARSWVHVDVMHRWLEYLGYDVRHVENFTDINEKIVARVGEDELGEDELDVAESYIERTLADMRSLNLLRAEVYPRVSEHVPEIVDLVETLVEEGYAYESNGSVYFDVTSFDDYGKLSNQELEEIESQGDPDERSEKRHPADFALWKAGGVDESAVEEHRHEGVDHGGDPPAGETWESPWGEGRPGWHIECSAMSMTHLDETLDIHVGGRDLVFPHHENEIAQSEAATGQEFANYWLHCELFQMDDEKMSSSLGNFVTVDDAVDQWGTNVLRTFLTAGSYNSKQLYSDETIAEAEERWDRLERAYEAAVEAVDSPDARTKVEDAAFREEIETARHSFVSAMNDDFNTREAQSALLEIATAINAHLEDRAEYDYRGLRDAVDALEELGAVLGLSFAGETTGTADLAGDVVDLVLEVREREREAGNYERADDLRDELEALGIEVQDTDDGATYRLPSGE; this comes from the coding sequence ATGACCCTGCACGTGACGAACACGTTGACGGGCGAGAAGGAGCCGTTCGAGCCACGGGACCCCGAGAACGTCCTACTGTACTACTGTGGCCTGACGGTCTCCGACCCGCCCCACCTGGGCCACGCGCGGTCGTGGGTCCACGTCGACGTCATGCACCGCTGGCTCGAGTACCTCGGCTACGACGTGCGTCACGTCGAGAACTTCACCGACATCAACGAGAAGATCGTCGCCCGCGTCGGCGAGGACGAGCTGGGCGAGGACGAACTCGACGTCGCGGAGAGCTACATCGAACGCACGCTCGCGGACATGCGCTCGCTGAACCTCCTGCGGGCGGAGGTCTACCCCCGCGTCTCCGAGCACGTCCCCGAGATCGTCGACCTCGTCGAGACGCTGGTCGAGGAGGGCTACGCCTACGAGTCCAACGGCTCGGTCTACTTCGACGTGACGAGCTTCGACGACTACGGCAAGCTCTCGAACCAGGAACTCGAGGAGATCGAGTCACAGGGCGACCCAGACGAGCGTTCGGAGAAACGGCATCCGGCGGACTTCGCGCTCTGGAAGGCCGGCGGCGTCGACGAGAGCGCGGTCGAAGAGCACCGCCACGAGGGCGTCGATCACGGCGGCGACCCGCCAGCGGGCGAGACCTGGGAGTCGCCGTGGGGCGAGGGCCGACCCGGCTGGCACATCGAGTGCTCGGCGATGAGCATGACTCACCTCGACGAGACCCTCGACATCCACGTCGGCGGCCGAGATCTGGTCTTCCCCCATCACGAGAACGAGATCGCCCAGTCCGAGGCCGCTACTGGTCAGGAGTTCGCCAACTACTGGCTCCACTGCGAGCTGTTCCAGATGGACGACGAGAAGATGTCCTCGAGTCTGGGCAACTTCGTCACCGTCGACGACGCGGTCGACCAGTGGGGGACGAACGTCCTGCGGACGTTCCTGACCGCGGGGTCGTATAATAGCAAACAGCTCTACTCCGACGAGACGATCGCGGAGGCCGAGGAGCGCTGGGATCGCCTCGAGCGCGCCTACGAGGCGGCCGTCGAGGCGGTCGACTCCCCCGACGCGCGGACGAAAGTCGAGGACGCGGCGTTCCGCGAGGAGATCGAGACCGCCCGGCACTCGTTCGTTTCTGCGATGAACGACGACTTCAACACGCGCGAGGCCCAGTCCGCGCTGCTCGAGATCGCGACGGCGATCAACGCCCACCTCGAGGATCGCGCGGAGTACGACTACCGCGGGCTTCGGGACGCCGTCGACGCCCTCGAGGAGCTCGGCGCCGTGCTCGGTCTCTCCTTCGCCGGCGAGACGACCGGGACGGCCGACCTCGCGGGCGACGTCGTCGACCTCGTCCTCGAGGTCCGCGAGCGCGAACGCGAGGCGGGCAACTACGAGCGCGCCGACGACCTGCGCGACGAACTCGAGGCGCTGGGTATCGAGGTGCAGGACACCGACGACGGCGCGACCTATCGGCTCCCGTCCGGCGAGTAG
- a CDS encoding patatin-like phospholipase family protein: protein MSDGNGDASRSDATPESSTADSNGPRRIAIACQGGGSHTAFTAGVLRELLANWTAGEERFELVGISGTSGGAVNALGVWYGLLTGGPSTAVEILDGIWSDIAASDAFDRLLNDWVRTYTRLDSMGVGLPSVSPYRVPYDDAAQRRLAEILERYVDFDAIPELSGAERPELVIGAVNLERGDFETFTGEDVTVDAVLASAALPTVFEAVEVDGQRYWDGLFSQNPPVHDLMSVPGERTPDELWVVQINPQRRSETPTTLTEIADRRNELGGNISLNQELRFIERINEWIEAGHFDHPDYTVTTIHRIELTGYHHATKLDRDPDFLEELMARGERRAAAFLADRT, encoded by the coding sequence ATGAGCGACGGAAACGGCGACGCGAGTCGGTCGGACGCGACGCCCGAATCGTCGACGGCGGACTCGAACGGGCCGCGACGGATCGCGATCGCCTGTCAGGGCGGCGGGAGTCACACCGCGTTCACGGCGGGCGTGCTCCGCGAGCTCCTCGCGAACTGGACGGCGGGCGAGGAACGGTTCGAACTGGTCGGCATCAGCGGCACCTCCGGCGGTGCCGTCAACGCGCTGGGTGTCTGGTACGGACTGCTCACCGGCGGCCCGTCGACGGCGGTCGAGATCCTCGACGGGATCTGGAGCGATATCGCGGCGAGCGACGCGTTCGATCGACTCCTCAACGACTGGGTCCGGACCTATACCCGCCTCGACAGTATGGGCGTCGGGCTGCCGAGCGTGAGTCCGTACCGCGTCCCCTACGACGACGCGGCACAGCGACGACTGGCCGAGATCCTCGAGCGGTACGTCGACTTCGACGCGATTCCCGAACTCAGCGGCGCCGAGCGACCGGAGCTCGTCATCGGCGCCGTCAACCTCGAGCGCGGCGACTTCGAGACGTTCACCGGCGAGGACGTCACCGTGGACGCGGTGCTCGCCTCCGCGGCGCTGCCGACGGTGTTCGAAGCCGTCGAGGTCGACGGGCAGCGCTACTGGGACGGGCTCTTCTCGCAGAACCCACCGGTACACGACCTGATGTCGGTCCCCGGCGAGCGGACGCCCGACGAGCTCTGGGTCGTCCAGATCAACCCTCAGCGACGGTCGGAGACGCCGACGACGCTCACGGAGATCGCCGACCGGCGCAACGAACTCGGCGGAAACATCTCGCTGAATCAGGAGCTTCGGTTCATCGAACGGATCAACGAGTGGATCGAGGCGGGCCACTTCGACCATCCCGACTACACGGTGACGACGATCCACCGGATCGAGCTCACGGGGTATCACCACGCGACCAAACTCGATCGCGATCCCGATTTCCTCGAGGAACTGATGGCGCGGGGAGAGCGGCGGGCCGCGGCGTTCCTCGCCGATCGGACCTAA
- a CDS encoding BolA family protein, giving the protein MQPADVEELIESNLEDAEAEVTHARDEHDDDHLAATVVSPAFEGQPLVQQHQQVYDALDGHMTTDIHALELSTYTPEEYEEYEG; this is encoded by the coding sequence ATGCAACCGGCAGACGTCGAGGAACTCATCGAATCGAATCTCGAGGACGCGGAGGCGGAGGTCACGCACGCGCGGGACGAACACGACGACGATCACCTCGCGGCGACGGTCGTCTCCCCCGCGTTCGAGGGCCAGCCGCTGGTCCAGCAACACCAGCAGGTCTACGACGCCCTCGACGGCCACATGACGACCGACATCCACGCCCTCGAGCTGTCGACCTACACGCCCGAGGAGTACGAGGAGTACGAGGGGTAG
- a CDS encoding PH domain-containing protein produces the protein MESLHPRVRLLWIAQGALAAIALGVVIAAVDRWLVDVPTVALGGVVAVGLLLGIAYAVRRYGVWRFEIESDALYLERGVVTFVETAVPFVRVQHVDTQFGPVERVFGLSSVVVYTAGSRNADVRIPGLTPDRAETIQDTLRQLATESDATDAV, from the coding sequence ATGGAATCGCTTCACCCCCGCGTCCGACTCCTCTGGATCGCTCAGGGGGCGCTCGCGGCGATCGCTCTCGGCGTCGTCATCGCCGCCGTCGACCGGTGGCTCGTCGACGTCCCGACGGTCGCCCTCGGCGGCGTCGTGGCCGTCGGACTCCTCCTCGGCATCGCCTACGCCGTTCGTCGTTACGGCGTCTGGCGGTTCGAGATCGAGTCTGACGCGCTCTATCTGGAGCGCGGGGTGGTCACGTTCGTCGAGACCGCGGTCCCGTTCGTCCGCGTTCAGCACGTCGACACGCAGTTCGGTCCGGTCGAACGCGTCTTCGGCCTCTCGAGCGTGGTCGTCTACACGGCGGGCTCGCGGAACGCTGACGTCCGCATCCCCGGGTTGACGCCGGACCGAGCCGAGACGATTCAGGACACGCTCCGCCAACTGGCCACCGAGAGCGACGCCACCGACGCCGTCTGA
- a CDS encoding PH domain-containing protein — MNRLHPLSAAAYAFQYGFLWLSVATILTLVLGGIFGPIDSAWVPIAAPVGLVAGAAYGIAYFYRFEYGITPDTFDVASGVFARRSREIPYERIQNVDVRQGVVQRLLGLAVVSLETAGGGSTEAALNFVSESEATRLQHQIRTRTAEVKDRRHGRGQRSASTTNDQPSATDADSSDGEREGTKPAADADRPAADAGQTEDAATGDPDAGSDSHERTFEPEPRRPRRQRLFALEARELLLYSFTSFRPAAVAALLGLFFLATDLAIDLLVSAARPFGGPSNLGEGSTTSYGVLTVVSIVNGVVSAYVLSVVYTFAAYYDFRLGRAGGDFVYERGLLQRYSGSIPVEKVQSVTVTANPLQRLIGYAGLWVETAGYGPDSDSGGSQSAVPLAERGRVHRFTETLTGVESPRFRSPPTIARRRYLVRYSIVAALVVAAAFAVTRVTVLERWYVAAVVFVAVPPAAHLKYANLGYYVGEDHLVVRRGFWKRRTTVIPYYRIQTVSTRRSIFQRRLGLASLVVDTASSRSFFWTSPTIYDVDLEDARTVHGTGRNRLQTALRERARADDSGLTIDFT, encoded by the coding sequence ATGAACCGCCTCCACCCACTCAGTGCGGCCGCCTACGCCTTCCAGTACGGGTTCCTCTGGCTGTCGGTCGCGACGATCCTCACGCTCGTCCTCGGTGGGATCTTCGGTCCGATCGATTCTGCCTGGGTCCCCATCGCCGCACCGGTTGGACTCGTCGCCGGAGCGGCCTACGGGATCGCCTACTTCTACCGGTTCGAGTACGGCATCACCCCGGACACGTTCGACGTCGCCTCGGGCGTGTTCGCCCGCCGATCGCGCGAAATCCCGTACGAACGCATCCAGAACGTCGACGTCCGGCAAGGGGTGGTCCAGCGACTGCTCGGCCTCGCCGTCGTCTCGCTCGAGACCGCCGGCGGCGGCAGCACCGAAGCGGCGCTGAACTTCGTCAGCGAATCGGAGGCCACCCGACTGCAACACCAGATCCGCACGCGGACCGCCGAGGTGAAAGACCGCCGTCACGGGCGCGGACAGCGTAGCGCGTCGACGACTAATGATCAACCCTCCGCGACCGACGCGGACTCGAGCGACGGCGAGCGGGAGGGGACGAAACCGGCGGCCGATGCCGACCGACCGGCGGCCGACGCCGGCCAGACGGAGGACGCGGCGACGGGCGATCCGGATGCAGGTTCAGACAGTCACGAGCGCACCTTCGAACCCGAACCGCGACGACCTCGTCGACAGCGACTGTTCGCACTCGAGGCGCGGGAACTCCTGCTCTACTCGTTCACGTCGTTCCGTCCCGCCGCCGTCGCGGCCCTCTTGGGTCTGTTTTTCCTCGCGACCGACCTCGCCATCGACCTGCTCGTGAGCGCCGCACGGCCGTTCGGCGGCCCCTCGAATCTGGGGGAGGGGTCGACCACCAGCTACGGGGTCCTCACGGTGGTATCGATCGTCAACGGCGTCGTGAGCGCGTACGTGCTGAGCGTCGTCTACACGTTCGCCGCCTACTACGACTTCCGGCTCGGTCGCGCCGGCGGGGACTTCGTCTACGAGCGCGGGCTGCTCCAGCGCTACAGCGGCTCGATCCCCGTCGAGAAGGTCCAGTCGGTGACGGTGACCGCCAACCCGCTCCAGCGACTGATCGGCTACGCCGGGCTGTGGGTCGAGACGGCCGGGTACGGCCCCGACAGCGACAGCGGCGGCAGCCAGTCGGCCGTGCCGCTGGCGGAACGGGGTCGCGTCCACCGATTCACCGAGACGCTCACCGGCGTCGAATCGCCGCGGTTCAGGAGCCCGCCGACGATCGCCCGCCGACGGTACCTCGTCCGGTACTCGATCGTCGCCGCCCTCGTCGTCGCGGCCGCGTTCGCCGTCACGCGGGTAACGGTCCTCGAGCGCTGGTACGTCGCCGCCGTCGTCTTCGTCGCGGTCCCGCCCGCGGCCCACCTGAAGTACGCGAACCTCGGCTACTACGTCGGCGAGGATCACCTCGTCGTCCGGCGGGGCTTCTGGAAGCGCCGGACGACCGTCATCCCCTACTACCGCATCCAGACGGTCTCGACGCGACGGTCGATCTTCCAGCGCCGCCTCGGGCTCGCGTCGCTGGTCGTCGACACCGCGAGTTCGCGCAGCTTCTTCTGGACGTCGCCGACGATCTACGACGTCGACCTCGAGGACGCGCGCACCGTCCACGGCACCGGCCGAAACCGCCTCCAGACGGCCCTGCGCGAGCGCGCTCGTGCGGACGACAGCGGGCTGACGATCGATTTCACTTGA
- a CDS encoding PH domain-containing protein yields MEALHPRIRLFWVAKGAIGAIALGVGLAAADRWIADVPLAAIAAVVAVGLGLGIAYAVRLYRIWQYEIQPDALYLERGVITFVETSVPFVRVQHVDTQFGPIERALGLSSVVVYTAGSRNADVRIPGLTPDRARELQDALRRLAVESEADDGV; encoded by the coding sequence ATGGAAGCCCTCCATCCCCGTATCAGACTGTTCTGGGTCGCGAAGGGGGCGATCGGCGCGATCGCCCTCGGCGTCGGTCTCGCCGCCGCGGACCGATGGATAGCCGACGTCCCGCTCGCCGCGATCGCCGCCGTCGTGGCCGTCGGTCTCGGCCTCGGGATCGCCTACGCGGTGCGGCTCTACCGGATCTGGCAGTACGAGATCCAGCCCGACGCGCTCTACTTAGAGCGGGGCGTGATCACGTTCGTCGAGACGTCGGTCCCGTTCGTCCGCGTCCAGCACGTCGACACGCAGTTCGGCCCGATCGAGCGCGCTCTCGGGCTCTCGAGCGTGGTGGTCTACACGGCGGGCTCGCGGAACGCCGACGTCCGCATTCCGGGGCTGACTCCCGACCGAGCGCGCGAACTGCAGGACGCGCTTCGAAGACTCGCCGTCGAGAGCGAGGCCGACGATGGCGTCTAA
- a CDS encoding PH domain-containing protein, which produces MASNANRLHPLTGAMMALRRGFTGFSVPFFLVGVGSGILGIDADLAIDLLFVLSPLGSVVGAGYGLAYYYRFTYALTADTFDVTSGVLSRRAREIPYRRVQNVDISQGIVQRLLGLAVVSLETAGGGNTEATLRFVSSDEADRIRSEIRQRTVAADNASDAADRSAATDSPSETGDEDVTAPRHDSGAARGDRSATLLFELEVSELLVYAVTAFRWGAAGFPILLVSILTDADSGAGFVPDFVFETAGFVGGPESIDGAPVDALLILAAVAALQWFVATYVASALYTIVNYYGFRLGRQGNDLIYERGLLQRYSGSIPTDKIQSVTITDNPLQRLVGYAGLWVETAGHGPESSGGNQSAVPMAAESRVQRFATALTGVDRTDFRGASPLARRRYLVRYSLLAVGVVGLAFAVTRVTDLERWYLAAIAVVAAPPAAHLKYVNLGYHVGDDHVVIRRGFWRRRTTVIPYYRVQTISTRRSVFQRRLGLASLVVDTASSRTFSWSEPTIYDIDLEDARAVHDTGRKRLRTALRERARADDSGLTIDST; this is translated from the coding sequence ATGGCGTCTAACGCGAACCGTCTCCACCCGCTCACCGGGGCGATGATGGCCCTTCGACGAGGATTCACCGGGTTCTCGGTCCCGTTTTTCCTCGTGGGAGTGGGATCGGGTATCCTCGGAATCGATGCCGACCTCGCCATCGATCTCCTGTTCGTCCTCTCTCCGCTCGGCTCCGTCGTCGGTGCCGGCTACGGCCTCGCGTACTACTATCGCTTCACGTACGCGCTCACGGCGGACACGTTCGACGTGACGTCCGGCGTTCTCTCCCGACGCGCCCGCGAAATTCCGTACCGCCGCGTCCAGAACGTCGATATCTCGCAGGGGATCGTCCAGCGACTGCTCGGCCTCGCCGTCGTCTCGCTCGAGACCGCCGGCGGCGGCAACACGGAGGCGACCCTGCGGTTCGTGAGCAGCGACGAGGCCGATCGAATCCGGTCCGAAATCCGCCAGCGGACGGTCGCTGCCGACAACGCGAGCGACGCGGCCGACCGGTCCGCGGCGACCGATTCGCCCTCCGAGACTGGGGACGAGGACGTTACAGCGCCCCGGCACGACAGTGGCGCCGCTCGGGGCGACCGGTCGGCGACGCTCCTGTTCGAGCTCGAGGTCAGCGAACTGCTGGTCTACGCCGTGACCGCGTTCCGATGGGGTGCCGCGGGCTTCCCGATCCTGCTGGTGAGCATATTGACGGACGCCGATTCGGGCGCGGGCTTCGTTCCCGACTTCGTCTTCGAGACCGCCGGTTTCGTCGGCGGTCCCGAATCGATCGACGGTGCCCCGGTCGACGCGCTCCTCATTCTGGCCGCGGTCGCCGCGCTGCAGTGGTTCGTCGCCACGTACGTCGCCAGCGCGCTCTATACGATCGTGAACTACTACGGGTTCCGGCTCGGTCGACAGGGGAACGATCTGATCTACGAACGCGGCCTCCTCCAGCGCTACAGCGGGTCGATCCCGACCGACAAGATCCAGTCGGTGACGATCACCGACAACCCGCTTCAACGGCTGGTCGGCTACGCCGGCCTCTGGGTCGAGACCGCCGGACACGGGCCCGAGAGCAGCGGCGGGAATCAGTCGGCCGTTCCGATGGCCGCCGAATCGCGGGTCCAGCGCTTCGCGACGGCGCTGACCGGCGTCGACCGCACCGACTTTCGCGGCGCGTCGCCGCTGGCTCGGCGTCGGTATCTCGTGCGCTATTCGCTGCTGGCCGTCGGCGTCGTCGGCCTCGCGTTCGCGGTCACTCGAGTGACGGATCTCGAGCGCTGGTATCTCGCGGCGATCGCTGTCGTGGCGGCGCCGCCCGCGGCACACCTGAAATACGTCAATCTGGGCTATCACGTCGGCGACGATCACGTCGTGATCCGGCGCGGGTTCTGGCGGCGGCGGACGACCGTCATCCCCTACTATCGCGTGCAGACGATCTCGACGCGGCGCTCGGTCTTTCAACGTCGCCTCGGACTGGCATCGCTGGTCGTCGATACGGCCAGCTCCCGAACGTTCTCCTGGTCGGAACCGACGATTTACGATATCGACCTCGAGGACGCGCGCGCCGTCCACGACACTGGCCGGAAACGCCTCCGGACGGCCCTGCGCGAGCGCGCTCGAGCGGACGACAGCGGGCTCACGATCGATTCCACCTGA
- a CDS encoding PH domain-containing protein, with amino-acid sequence MEALHPRIRLFWIAKGAIGAIVLGVGLAAADRWITDVPLAAIAAVVAVGFGLGIAYAVRLYRVWQYEIQPDALYLERGVVTFVETSVPFVRVQHVDTQFGPIERALGLSSVVVYTAGSRNADVRIPGLTPDRARDLQDTLRKLAVESEADDGV; translated from the coding sequence ATGGAAGCCCTCCATCCCCGTATCAGACTGTTCTGGATCGCGAAGGGGGCGATCGGCGCGATCGTCCTCGGCGTCGGTCTCGCCGCCGCGGACCGGTGGATAACCGACGTCCCGCTCGCCGCGATCGCCGCCGTCGTGGCCGTCGGTTTCGGCCTCGGAATCGCCTACGCGGTGCGGCTCTATCGGGTCTGGCAGTACGAGATCCAGCCCGACGCGCTCTACTTAGAGCGGGGCGTCGTCACGTTCGTCGAGACGTCGGTGCCATTCGTTCGCGTCCAGCACGTCGACACGCAGTTCGGCCCGATCGAGCGCGCCCTCGGGCTCTCGAGCGTGGTGGTCTACACGGCGGGCTCGCGGAACGCGGACGTTCGAATCCCGGGGCTCACTCCCGACCGAGCGCGTGACCTGCAGGACACGCTTCGGAAACTGGCCGTCGAGAGCGAGGCCGACGACGGCGTCTAA
- a CDS encoding PH domain-containing protein: MNRLHPFTAISEALGRAASGLMLPLAAVTVLSESVDAVETSWLLVLAPLGVLSGLAYGVAHYYRFGYELTDETFDVTSGVFSRQAREIPYRRIQNVDVRQGMVQRLLGLAVVELETAGGGDTEATLEYVSKAEADRIQREVRRLTAEVDADGDRSAPSPEAEPTADADASTAADASTAADAPTDAADSGRSRPARTLLFELELRELVLYAATALRPGTAILPVFLLAFVSDEGGLLPGFVLELSAALLIGSIVVPWALATALLSAAMTVTQYYGFRLGREGNDFVYERGLVERHSGSIPVEKVQSVTITDNPLQRLLGYAGLWVETAGYGPGDSSASESTVPFAAESRVYGFAERITGLERPQFTSLPTLARRRYLARYAILAAVLVAAAYGVAQVSGLERWYLAAVAFAAAPPAAHLKWTNMGYAVCEDHLVVRRGFWKRRTTVIPYYRIQTLTTRRSLFQRRLGLASVVVDTASSATFSWSAPTIENVALEDARAVHDTGRDRLQTALHERDRDDERSGAFADRQ, encoded by the coding sequence ATGAATCGCTTACACCCGTTCACCGCGATTTCGGAGGCGCTGGGGCGTGCAGCGAGCGGGCTCATGCTCCCGCTCGCCGCGGTCACCGTCCTCTCGGAGTCCGTCGACGCCGTCGAGACGAGTTGGCTGCTCGTGTTGGCGCCGCTCGGCGTCCTCTCCGGGCTCGCCTACGGCGTGGCCCACTACTACCGGTTCGGCTACGAACTCACCGACGAGACGTTCGACGTCACGTCGGGCGTCTTCTCGAGACAGGCCCGCGAGATCCCCTACCGGCGGATCCAGAACGTCGACGTTCGGCAGGGGATGGTCCAGCGACTGCTCGGCCTCGCCGTCGTCGAACTCGAGACCGCGGGCGGCGGCGACACCGAGGCGACGCTGGAGTACGTGAGCAAGGCGGAGGCCGACCGGATCCAGCGGGAGGTCCGCCGGCTGACCGCCGAAGTCGACGCCGACGGCGACCGCTCGGCTCCGTCGCCCGAGGCGGAACCGACAGCCGACGCGGACGCGTCGACGGCGGCCGACGCCTCGACAGCGGCGGACGCGCCGACCGACGCCGCCGACAGCGGTCGGTCCCGACCGGCGCGGACGCTCCTGTTTGAACTCGAGCTCCGGGAGCTGGTGCTCTACGCCGCGACCGCGCTCAGGCCGGGGACCGCGATCCTCCCGGTGTTCCTGCTGGCGTTCGTGAGCGACGAGGGGGGCCTGCTCCCCGGATTCGTCCTCGAGCTCTCCGCCGCGTTGCTGATCGGTTCGATCGTCGTCCCGTGGGCGCTCGCGACGGCCCTCCTCAGCGCGGCGATGACGGTCACGCAGTACTACGGCTTCCGGCTCGGCCGGGAGGGGAACGACTTCGTCTACGAGCGCGGGCTGGTCGAGCGCCACAGCGGCTCGATCCCCGTCGAGAAGGTCCAGTCGGTGACGATCACGGACAACCCCCTCCAGCGGCTGCTCGGCTACGCCGGGCTGTGGGTCGAGACCGCCGGCTACGGCCCCGGCGACTCGAGCGCGAGCGAGTCGACGGTACCGTTCGCCGCCGAGTCCCGCGTCTACGGCTTCGCCGAACGGATCACCGGCCTCGAGCGGCCCCAGTTCACCTCGCTGCCGACGCTGGCGCGGCGCCGGTATCTCGCCCGCTACGCGATACTGGCCGCCGTCCTCGTCGCGGCCGCCTACGGGGTCGCGCAGGTCTCCGGCCTCGAGCGCTGGTATCTCGCCGCGGTCGCCTTCGCGGCGGCCCCTCCGGCGGCGCACCTGAAGTGGACCAACATGGGATACGCCGTCTGCGAGGACCACCTCGTCGTCCGGCGGGGCTTCTGGAAGCGACGGACGACCGTGATCCCCTACTACCGCATCCAGACCCTGACGACCCGGCGGTCGCTGTTCCAGCGCCGCCTCGGGCTGGCGTCGGTCGTCGTCGACACCGCGAGCTCGGCCACCTTCTCCTGGTCGGCGCCGACGATCGAGAACGTCGCCCTCGAGGACGCGCGCGCCGTCCACGACACCGGCCGGGACCGCCTGCAGACGGCCCTGCACGAACGCGATCGGGACGACGAACGATCTGGGGCGTTCGCCGATCGGCAGTGA
- a CDS encoding DUF4013 domain-containing protein: protein MIRDALRYPVSDAFGRAALLRCGVGVVATAVGARYAVAFAPSIVALVPALVALLGLVVLFGTAAVVLGSDGRRPRPSVRAIARSGLGALALAVAVLVPSIVLLARSLIETPEALALGTGAGLFALVSSTISIFFFVACAYAYPAAVAASASTGRLRAAVETETVLPALTDPTYFLRWIVGFSLTVLAAWLAVTAVRRGDVLGVLAAAAAAYALVAGARAVGVGYARASGGEPRA from the coding sequence ATGATTCGTGATGCGCTTCGATACCCGGTCAGCGACGCGTTCGGACGGGCGGCGCTGCTCAGGTGCGGTGTCGGCGTCGTCGCGACCGCGGTCGGGGCGCGGTACGCGGTCGCGTTCGCGCCGTCGATAGTCGCGCTCGTCCCCGCGCTCGTCGCGCTCCTCGGCCTCGTCGTCCTCTTCGGAACGGCAGCCGTCGTCCTCGGCTCCGACGGGCGGCGCCCGCGGCCGTCCGTGCGGGCGATCGCCCGTTCCGGTCTCGGGGCGCTCGCGTTGGCGGTCGCGGTGCTCGTCCCGTCGATCGTCCTGCTGGCGCGGTCGCTGATCGAGACGCCGGAGGCGCTCGCGCTCGGCACCGGCGCGGGACTGTTCGCGCTCGTCTCGTCGACGATCTCGATCTTCTTCTTCGTCGCGTGTGCGTACGCGTATCCCGCCGCAGTGGCCGCGAGCGCCTCGACCGGACGGCTGCGTGCGGCCGTCGAGACCGAGACGGTACTGCCCGCGTTGACCGACCCGACGTACTTCCTCCGGTGGATCGTCGGCTTTTCGCTCACCGTTCTCGCGGCGTGGCTCGCCGTCACGGCCGTCCGTCGCGGCGACGTGCTGGGTGTGCTCGCCGCGGCGGCCGCCGCCTACGCCCTCGTCGCGGGCGCCCGCGCCGTCGGCGTCGGCTACGCTCGAGCGTCCGGCGGTGAGCCGAGGGCGTAG